The Burkholderia sp. NRF60-BP8 genomic sequence CGGCGCGAGTCATGCATGGGCCAGAAAACGTCCGCGACCTCACTGTTTCGTCACCCCATCGGCGCTCGCGCCGCCACTGCGTTCCTGTCCGGCTCGGGGGCAACCGACGGCGTGGTGTCGCACAAGCCGCCCGTCGCGCACACCACGCAGCACGAGGACCCCGAGCCGTCCGCCCATCGCTACCGCACCATCTGGCTGTCCGACATCCACCTCGGCTCGAGCGGCTGCCAGGCGCCTTACCTGCTGGACTTCCTGCGTCACAACGACTCGGAATACCTGTACCTCGTCGGCGACATCATCGACGGCTGGCAGTTGAAGAAAGGCTGGTACTGGCCACAGGCGCACAACGACGTCGTGCAGAAGATCCTGCGCAAGGCGCGCAAGGGCACGCAGGTGGTCTACATCCCCGGCAACCACGACGAAGGCGCGCGGCAGTTCTGCGATCTCGCGTTCGGCGACATCCAGGTGCGCGGCGAGGCATTCCACACGACGCTCGCAGGCAAACGTTTGTGGATCGTGCACGGCGACCTGTTCGACGGCGTGATCCAGCACGCGAAATGGCTCGCGTACCTCGGCGACACGCTCTACACGCTGATCCTCGTGCTGAACCGCTGGTTCAACCGGATCCGCAGCCGGCTGGGCTTCCAGTACTGGTCGCTGTCGCAGTACCTGAAGCACCAGGTGAAGAACGCGGTCAACTTCATCTCGCAGTTCGAGACCGTGATGACCGACGAGGCGCGCCGCCGCGGCTGCGACGGCGTCGTGTGCGGCCATATCCACAAGGCCGAGATCCGCGACATCGACGGCGTGCTGTACTGCAACGACGGCGACTGGGTCGAAAGCCTGTCCGCGCTCGTCGAAACGATGGAAGGCGAACTGAAGATCGTCTACTGGACGGTGATGCGCGCCGCGCCGTCGGAGACCACGTCGCGCAAGGCCAAGGCCACTGCCTGACACCCCCTTACTTACAGGACAGATGCCGCGATGAAGATCATGATCGTCACCGACGCGTGGGAACCGCAGGTCAACGGCGTCGTGCGCACGCTGAAGAGCACGTCGCGCGAACTCACGGCGCTCGGCCACCGCGTCGAACTGCTGACGCCGCTGGAATTCCGCACGGTACCGTGCCCGACCTACCCCGAGATCCGCCTGTCGATCCTGCCGTACCGCAAGCTGCGCGCGCGGATCGATGCGTTCGCGCCCGACGCGCTGCACATCGCGACCGAAGGCCCGCTCGGGTTGGCCGCCCGGCGCTATGCGCGCACCCGCAAGCTGCCGTACACGACCGCCTACCACACGCGCTTTCCGGAATACGTGCAGGCGCGCTTCGGCATTCCGCTCGCCGCGACCTACCGCTTCCTGCACTGGTTCCACGGCCCGTCGCTCGCGGTGATGGCGCCGACGCCGGTCGTCAAGCAGGATCTCGAGAAATACGGCTTCACGAACGTGGTGCTGTGGACGCGCGGCGTCGATCTCGACATCTTCCGGCCGATGGAGTCGAAGGTGCTCAACACCGCGCGGCCGATCTTCCTGTACGTGGGGCGCGTCGCGATCGAGAAGAACGTCGAGGCGTTCCTGCGCCTCGATCTGCCCGGCTCGAAATGGGTCGCGGGCGAAGGCCCCGCGCTCGCGGAACTGAAGTCGCGCTACCCGGAGGCGAACTATCTCGGCGTGCTGTCGCAGGCCGAGCTCGCGAAGGTGTATGCTGCGGCCGACGTGTTCGTGTTCCCGAGTCGCACCGACACGTTCGGCCTCGTCCTGCTCGAGGCGCTCGCCTGCGGCACGCCGGTGGCCGCGTATCCCGTCACGGGCCCGATCGACGTGCTCAGCGGAGGCGACGCCGGCGCGATGCACGAGGACCTGCAGGAAGCCTGCCTCGAGGCGCTGAAGATCGAACGCACGACTGCGCGCGCGTGGGCCGAACGCTTCTCGTGGCGCGCGGCGTCCGAGCAGTTCGCGTCGCATCTGAAGCCACTGCCGAAGACCGCGTACTCGCCCGCCGAAGGTGCCGCCGTTTGAAACGAGACCTGAACGACAAGACCCCGCCCTTTAACGCAACGCCGCAACGGCACCGGCCGTTCGACGAGGAAGAGCCGCACGCCGAA encodes the following:
- a CDS encoding UDP-2,3-diacylglucosamine diphosphatase; this translates as MGQKTSATSLFRHPIGARAATAFLSGSGATDGVVSHKPPVAHTTQHEDPEPSAHRYRTIWLSDIHLGSSGCQAPYLLDFLRHNDSEYLYLVGDIIDGWQLKKGWYWPQAHNDVVQKILRKARKGTQVVYIPGNHDEGARQFCDLAFGDIQVRGEAFHTTLAGKRLWIVHGDLFDGVIQHAKWLAYLGDTLYTLILVLNRWFNRIRSRLGFQYWSLSQYLKHQVKNAVNFISQFETVMTDEARRRGCDGVVCGHIHKAEIRDIDGVLYCNDGDWVESLSALVETMEGELKIVYWTVMRAAPSETTSRKAKATA
- a CDS encoding glycosyltransferase family 4 protein, yielding MKIMIVTDAWEPQVNGVVRTLKSTSRELTALGHRVELLTPLEFRTVPCPTYPEIRLSILPYRKLRARIDAFAPDALHIATEGPLGLAARRYARTRKLPYTTAYHTRFPEYVQARFGIPLAATYRFLHWFHGPSLAVMAPTPVVKQDLEKYGFTNVVLWTRGVDLDIFRPMESKVLNTARPIFLYVGRVAIEKNVEAFLRLDLPGSKWVAGEGPALAELKSRYPEANYLGVLSQAELAKVYAAADVFVFPSRTDTFGLVLLEALACGTPVAAYPVTGPIDVLSGGDAGAMHEDLQEACLEALKIERTTARAWAERFSWRAASEQFASHLKPLPKTAYSPAEGAAV